Genomic DNA from Bacillota bacterium:
GATGACATCGTCGGAGAAGCCGCGCCGCCTCGAAAACACGGCCCCGGGCACGGCCGGAAAGGATATGAAGAAGCCGAGATGTCTGGTAAACTAAATGGCGTAAGAAGTCGCACGGGGCATGCCCGGATCGGGCCGTCCGCATCGCCGGGCCGGAGAAGGGCGGCGAGCGGCTACGACGAAGATGGGAGGTGGTACGATGTCCCGCAGCACTGAAGTGCTCAATGCCCTACTTGTCAGGCTCTTCAACAGAATCCTCGCCATAGAGGAAGCAGTGATCCGCCGCGCTTACGGATTCGAGCTCACCATGTCCGAAATTCACGTGCTTGAGGCTGTAGGCATGGGGGAGCCGAAATCCATGTCCGAGACCGCATCGCAACTGGGTGTCACACTCGGGACCCTGACTACCTCAGTCAACAGGCTGGTCAGCAAAGGTTACGTCACCCGGATCCGCCCCGAGGAGGACCGCCGGGTCGTTCTGGTCAAGCTCACGGAAGCAGGAAGGCTGCCATACCACGTGCACGACAGGTTTCACCGCAAGATGGTAGAAAGCATCCTTGAGGGCCTGAGTCCGGAGGAGGAGACGGCTGTCATCAGTGCCGCAGAGAAGCTCTACCGGTTCTTCGCCAAGGTCGACCCGATGGACCTGTGGGAGGAAGGAGTCAAACAGGCGGACTAGGGCCAAATTCAGGTATTGACAACCGGGCCTTGTGAGCATAAACTTTGAACCAAAAAATATTTGATCTTCAAATTGGGCACTCTGTGCGCAGGGCACGCGGAGCCCTATTTTCGCGGCATTTAGTAGGCATATCAAACTATTGGGGATGCAAAGAAGATGTGCCCACCGGGGAGGAAGGCCGTTTGGCGGTTGAGGTAGTCTCCACAGGCAGTTGCGTGCCTGAGAGAGTCGTGACCAACGAGGACCTGGCTTGTTTGGTCGACACCACTGATGAGTGGATCAGAACCCGCACTGGCATAAGGGAACGTAGGCTTGCGTGCGGGGATGGGACATCGGACCTGGCCTCGGCGGCGGCCCAGCGTGCGCTTGAGTCTTCGGGGGTCGATCCCTCCCTGGTGGACCTGATCATCGCAGCCACGCTCACCCCGGACTGCTTTACGCCCACTGTCTCCTGCACTGTCCAGAAGAACCTTGGCCTCACACGGGCCACTTGTTTCGATCTGTGGGCGGGATGCACTGGATTCGTGTTCTCGCTGATGACCGCGCACAGCCTTATGGAATCAGGCGCTTTCAAGTGTGCCCTGGTGGTCGGGGCGGAGACCCTTTCAAAACTGACAGACTGGACGGACCGCGCCACCTGCGTTCTCTTTGGGGACGGAGCAGGCGCGGTCCTCCTCATATCGGGGCGGGACAGCGGGTTGGTCCGCCATGTGTCGGGTTCAGATGGGGCACGTGGGCGTGTGCTGACCGCGGGGGGCATCTCCGCTCGCAACCCGTTTCACAGCAGCGCCCCTGGGGACCACTATATCCGCATGGATGGGAGTGAGGTCTTCAAGTTTGCAGTGCGCGCGATGGCAGACAGTATTACGCAGGTGCTGGATGGAACAGGCCTTTCCACGGATGACGTGTCATACTTCGTTCCCCACCAGGCGAACGACCGGATCATAGACTTCGTGGCCAACCGGATGGGAATCCCGCGGGGTAGGTTCTACACGAACCTGGAACGCTACGGGAACACCTCGGCCGCGAGCATCCCTATTGCACTCGATGAAATGAACCGGGCGGGGCTTCTTCGAAAGGGCATGAAGTTGATCACT
This window encodes:
- a CDS encoding MarR family transcriptional regulator, which codes for MSRSTEVLNALLVRLFNRILAIEEAVIRRAYGFELTMSEIHVLEAVGMGEPKSMSETASQLGVTLGTLTTSVNRLVSKGYVTRIRPEEDRRVVLVKLTEAGRLPYHVHDRFHRKMVESILEGLSPEEETAVISAAEKLYRFFAKVDPMDLWEEGVKQAD
- a CDS encoding ketoacyl-ACP synthase III, which codes for MAVEVVSTGSCVPERVVTNEDLACLVDTTDEWIRTRTGIRERRLACGDGTSDLASAAAQRALESSGVDPSLVDLIIAATLTPDCFTPTVSCTVQKNLGLTRATCFDLWAGCTGFVFSLMTAHSLMESGAFKCALVVGAETLSKLTDWTDRATCVLFGDGAGAVLLISGRDSGLVRHVSGSDGARGRVLTAGGISARNPFHSSAPGDHYIRMDGSEVFKFAVRAMADSITQVLDGTGLSTDDVSYFVPHQANDRIIDFVANRMGIPRGRFYTNLERYGNTSAASIPIALDEMNRAGLLRKGMKLITVGFGGGLTWGANLITWTRG